CTTATTAAAGGGATATATTTTTTCTCTAATCTTTTAAGTCCATCTAAAAAGTATGCTCCCATCTTGGCGGTATTGTCGAGAAGCCCATTGTTAATGATTGTATTCAAGACCGCGCTACCTAAATGCATTGCAAGAGGGTTTCCTCCGAGGGTGGAGCCATGGGATCCCGGCGTAAAAGACATTGCGACATCATCACGCGCCAGTAGGGCCCCACAGGGAATTCCTCCACCCAATGCCTTAGCTAGGGTCATGATATCTGGTTTTATTCCTGAGTGCTCATAAGCAAATAGCCTCCCTGTTCGTCCAAGCCCAACTTGGACTTCGTCGAGGATCAAGAGGACCTTTCTCTTAGTGCAGATTTCTCTTACTCTTTTGAGGTAACCATTAGGAGGAATAACAACTCCATTTTCTCCTTGTATAGGTTCAAGGATCATTGCACAAATCTTTTCGTCGTCTAGCGCATCTTGAAGAGGCTCTATTTCACCATAAGGGATGAACTTAAAACCTTTAAGGAGTGGTTGAAATCCCTTCTGATATTTCTTCTGGCCAGTCGCGCTGAGAGCGCCCATAGTTCTACCATGGAACGAGCCACGAGCCGCAACAATCTTGTATCTATGACCATTTTCCTCACCCCATTTCCTAGAAAGCTTTATAGCGGCTTCATTTGCTTCAGTCCCGCTGTTGCAGAAAAAAACCTTATCTGCAAAGGAGTTTTTAACGAGAACTTCGGCAAGATCGGCTTGTTCTTCTATTTGAAATAAGTTACATACTGTAAGCGTTTTTTTTGCCTGCTCACGTAACGCACGCATTATGGCAGGGTGACGGTGTCCTAAATTTGTAACGGCTATTCCAGAAGTAAAATCTAAATATTTTTTCCCGTCATTACCCCACAACCAGCATCCTTTTCCACGTTTGAATGCAATTGGATATCGACTATAAGTGCTCATCAGAAATCTTTGAGATTTTGAAATCAATCTTTGGGTATTCACAGCCGTATCTCGGTTCCTATACCGGCGTCGGTAAATATTTCAAGGATAAGAGCCCTCTCAACCCTTCCATCGATTATATGAACTTTATCTACACCCTCGTGTAACGACTCTATCGCACACATAACCTTGGGGATCATCCCGCTTGATATTGCCCCCGTCCTTATCAAATCCCTGGCAGAAGATTCAGTGAGTGTCGAGACGAGATTGTTGTCATTATCTAGTATTCCAGGAACGTTTGTGAGGATTACAAGCTTGACTGCGTTTAGCGCTCCGGCTATCTTGCCTGCAACGTGATCAGCATTTATGTTATAGGTTCCACCATCCTCGTCAAACCCAATTGGGGCTATGACTGGGATATAACCAGCGTTCTCTAAGACCTTTATCAGATTCGGATTTATTTTTTCTACTTCTCCCACCATACCAAGATCTTCATTCTTGGGTATTTTTATATTGTTTTCTAGTTCAAGTTTTGAAACATCGATTTTTCTAGCAAGAATTATTTTTCCTTCCTTACCCGAAATACCAATAGCGTTTCCTCCAAGAGTTTGAATCGCTGCAACTATTTTTTGGTTTATTTTCCCAACCAGAACCATTTCAACCACTTCCATCGTCTCCGAATCCGTGACCCTTAGTCCGGCAACAAACCTCGATTCTTTACCGAGCCGTTCGAGCAGGTTTCCAATCTGGGGGCCACCACCATGCACAACAACGGGGTTCATGCCGACATATCTCATCAATACTATATCCCTCGCGAAATTATGAAGCTCTTCATCTCCAACACTACCACCGTACTTAATTACAATAGTCTTTCCGTGAAAATCCTTTATATATGGAAGAGCCTCAACCAGTGTCTGTGCTTTCTCAATTAAGTGTTTCATTGTGCTATGAAAAAATTAAAAAATATAAGCTGATAATTATAGATCAAATATAGATTATTTCCAATTAATTCATCGGTTTGAACAAATTGATAAATCATTGTCTGTAATGTTATGAAAAATCTCGCTATAGTATTATCGTTTTAAGATCCAGTGACAGGAAATTTCGCCTCATCTACTTTCCCGATGTGTTTATTGGGTATAAAATTCGACTCTTTGACCATTACTTTGACAGCTGGTCGGTATTTCAACATCTAATCGATGCTGGAAACCGTGCAAATTAAGTGGTATGTTCGCTCAGGCGAGTACTTGGACAAGGTCAATGTAAGATACGCGAAGCAAACTCGAATTTAATCAGTTGTCGGCAACAGACCCTATATTCTTATAGCATACTAAACTTGTGTTTAGCATCTATTTTGTAGAATCATGATTAGCCACTATCAGCGTCATATGATCATTCAGGTCGAGTAAAATGCCTGCCAGGATAATTGGCGTAAAGAGAGCAAGGTTAGCCAGCGTAGGTTTTTGGCTTAGAAATCTCGCTAATCGAGTTTCTCGGCCAAAAAAGCGACTTAGACTTGCAGGATACCACAGCGGAGATGGCATTTGATAAAATCTAAGTATCTTATAACAGACCTTTTGAATGAGTCTTGACAGAGTCTTTGGTTTGTAGAAATGGAGATGCCAGGGTAAAACCCATTCCCAATTTTCGTTGAAAAGATAGCGTCCAATCGAATCTATATTTGGTATGACAATAACCAATACGCCATCTTTTTTCAGAAAGGATTTGATTCTTGTTAAAAAAGTACATGGATCTGATATATGTTCTAGAATATGACGAAGGATTATGACGTCAAATTGTTCTCCAGGCTGGTAGTCCTCGAAACAACTTCGGACTATATTGATACCGTAGATATTCTGTCCAAAGAGACTACGGTTTTCGGAAGGTTCGAGACCAGTTACGGAGAATCCGCTCTTTTGCCAGATAGAGGTGGTCCATCCGGTTCCGCAGCCAATATCTAGAAGTGATGGTCGAGGATTGGTAATGAGTTTTTTGACATGCCGTATTTCCTTATTGATTACCAGTTTTTCGTACAAAAACTTTAAAAACTGATTCTGAAATAACTCTGCGTCAGATAAGCTGTGCATATTCCTTGAGCTCAGACTCGTAAGAGGAACCGGATGTATGAACATGTGAGTGCATGAGGCACACTGTAGAATATTAGAACTTTGCCGGTCATGGTGGTAGGTATATCGAGTTGTTGCGTCCCATGAATCACAGACAACACAGGGTAGATGCATGATACGGTTATATTTACTCCGAATTAATTTGGGCATTTAATATCTATTTAGATGTAATAAGTAATCTTTTATCAATCGCCGAGTGCAGATAGCATAATTACAAAAGCCAAGGATGTAAATAGGGGTGCCCTAACCTATTCAGTTTCTATTTATTTTTATTTAAATCATGTTTGTTAACTGCTTCTAAAATTGCCTCAGTGATTTTCTCTCCTCCTTTTTCCGACGGTTCGATCGGTGTGGCATAATCTTTGTCCTCATTAAAAATCATTCTAAGATCGATCAACCTTGAGCATGACCCGAATGCTTCACTTGTGATACAGTCATTAAAGATTGATAAGGCCAGTTTTGACAATTTTTGTACTCTGGGATCAGGGAATCTGGGGTAGTATATTGTGCAAATTAGAATGGGCAGTTTGTAGCTAAGGGCATTTTTAAGCATCATTCGGTAATTATTACGGAATGCATCTTGTATATCTGCCAGCTTAAGTAAAACCTCAGAAACTGAGTTCGCTCTCTCATTAAGAATGTCTGCGTGGCTCAGGGCGTCATTTCCTCCCACACTTAAAACCAGAAAGCTTGCGTCTTCCGGAAGTTGCTTCAGCTGATATATTATGTCATTTATCATGCTGCCATCTCTTGCTAGAAGAGTCGCTTTCCAGCCATCTGGAAGTCTATTCCTCAAGAGGTTTATAACGTCCAAATTGAATGGCACGTATGCGGCATTGTCTAATGTGGAATCTCCTAGCAAAATAATATGTTGCATTTTATCAGTCCAAAATGAATTGTATGTCCATAAACTTGCTGATTAAATATTGTATCTTGTATGTGTTTATAAGAACCGGATTTGATGTTCTTAGCAGCTTTAATTATAATTTTTATCGGGATTAAATGATAGGCAGAATATTCAGGGGCAGAGCACCAAATCATGTTTCAGATCCGAGATGGGTGATTTCGCGCTCCGATTACACGCCTTCATACCTGGTTACCTACGAAACCGACAAACATATTTTTCAGGAGAAGGTGGAACGGGCTCTCGATGTGCTTCGAAACTGTGAGGCCTGTCCCCGTAACTGTCATATAAATAGACTTGAAGATCGAACCGCGGTGTGCAGGTCTGGCCGTTATTCATACGTAGCGAGCGCATTTCCACATTTTGGCGAAGAAGATTGTTTGAGGGGTTGGAGAGGATCTGGAACTATCTTCTTTTCCTTTTGCAATTTGAAATGTGTTTTCTGTCAGAACTTTGACATCTCTTGGGAGGGGAATGGACAGGTTCTTACGCCTGAACAGCTTGCGGGTGTTATGATTCATCTTCAGGAGTCGGGATGTCATAACATTAATTTCGTGACTCCTGAGCATGTTGTCCCGCAAGTAATCGAGGCAATACCCATAGCCATTGGTAGGGGTTTAAATTTGCCGATAGTTTATAACACCAGCGCCTATGACTCCATGCATTCGCTTCGGTTGATGGAGGGCATCGTGGATATTTATATGCCGGACTTTAAGTTCTGGGACGGAGAGTTTTCATTCCTTTACATGTCTGCTCGGGATTATCCTATAATTGCGCGAGCGGCAATAAGGGAAATGCACCGTCAGGTGGGTCCGTTAAGATTTGACAAAGATGGATTGGCATTAAGGGGGCTTCTGGTTCGTCATTTGGTCATGCCGAACCGTGTTTCTCATACACGAGATATTTGTAGATTCATTGCAAATGAAATATCGAGGGATACCTATATTAACATAATGGATCAATACAGGCCGGAGGGTAGGGTGCTAAGAAAACCTGAAAAATACCATGCGATAAACCGCAGAACTACCAGTTCGGAATATGAGGAAGCTCTGACTATTGCCCGTGAGGAGGGTCTTTACCGCATAGATCAAAGGTGGATGCATTAATAGAAAAGTTCAAAGCCTTCTTTGTTGTATTCGCTTTTATAACTCGTGAGGGAGTTCTCCTTAAGGCAAAAAAATTAAGATTTCAACTTACTGGCGTGTATGATTATTAATTACAAGATATAACGACTGAGGTCCCTGTCCTTCACAATATCAGAAATCCTGTCTCTAATGTATTTGGCATCGATAACAACCTTACCATTTTTCATTTCAGGGGCATTAAAGGAGACTTCTTCCAACATCTTTTCCATGATCGTGTGCAGCCTTCTCGCACCTATATTTTCTGTAGACTCATTCACGTATGCTGCGGTTTCTGCAATTTCTGCGATGGCATCTTCTTTGAATTCGAGTTCTATGTTCTCCGTTTTAAGCAGCTCGGTGTATTGCTTGATCAGTGCATTCTTTGGTTCTGTAAGAATACTTACAAAGTCTTCCGTGGTAAGTGGTTCTAGTTCGACTCGAATTGGGAATCTGCCCTGTAACTCTGGGATGAGGTCAGAGGGTTTTGATACGTGAAAGGCTCCTGCTCCAACAAAAAGGATGTGATCGGTTCTAACAATACCATGCTTGGTGTTTACCGTGCAGCCTTCTATTATGGGAAGTAAGTCCCTTTGAACACCCTCCCTTGAAACATCGGGTCCCCCCGTAGTCTCCCTGGCGGCAATCTTGTCAATCTCGTCGATGAAAATGATTCCGGCTTGTTCGACCCTCTCAATAGCAAGTTTTACTACCTTGTCAGTATCAATTAATTTCTGAGCTTCCTCATGAATCAGGATCTCCCTTGCTTCAGGTACTTTTACCTTTCTTTTCTTTGTGCGTTTTGGAAAAAGGTTACCGAGCATATCGGAGATATTTACGTCCATCTCTTCGACACCAGACGGCGTAAAAACTTGCATGGGGAAGTTTCTTGAAGTCACTTCAACGTCTAGGTACCTATCATCGAGTTTTCCCTCTCTTAGCAATTTTCTCAGTTTCTCTCTAGTATCACTCTGCGTTTCTTCATCAGCTTCATTAGTCTTACTCTTTGGATATAAGAGATCTAATATCCTTTCCTCCGCTAGATCCTCAGCTTTTGACTGAACGGTGTGTTTTTCCTCCTCTGTGATATCTCTGATTGCGATGTCCGTAAGGTCACGTATCATGGATTCAACGTCTCTACCTACGTAACCGACTTCCGTAAACTTCGATGCTTCAACCTTAAGGAACGGAGCTTGAGCGAGCTTCGCCAGCCTTCTTGCAATCTCTGTCTTCCCTACCCCAGTTGGGCCAATCATTAATATGTTTTTTGGCGCGATCTCGTCTCTGAGATCAGGATGCACGTGTTGGCGCCTCCAGCGGTTCCTGAGCGCAATGGCTACGGCTCTTTTCGCTTTTTGTTGACCTATTATATATTTATCTAATTCTGAGACGATTTCTCTGGGCGTAAAGAATGGTTTATTGGTCATGTTCGGGTAATTCCTCTATGATAATCTTGTCATTTGTGTAAATGCATAGGTTTGCAGCGATTTTGAGTGACTCTTCCACAATTTCGCGTGCCCCTAAATTCGAATGTTTTAAAAGCGCAATTGATGCTGATTGAGCAAAGGGACCACCAGAACCAATAGCGATTACATTCTCATCTGGTTCCAAGATATCCCCGCTTCCAGAGATCAGGAACATACTTTCCTTGTCAGCTATTGCTAATAATGCTTCCAGTCTTCTCAATACCCTGTCGGTTCGCCAATCCTTCGCGAGTTCGACTGCCGCTCTTCTGAGGTTACCTCTGTATTCTTCGAGCTTCGCTTCGAACTTGTCAAAAAGAGTCATTGCATCAGCCGTCGCGCCGGCAAATCCAACAATCACTTTGTTATTGTATATCTTCCTCACCTTCTTTGCGGTATGTTTTATTGCTGTTTGACCGAGTGTTACCTGGCCATCTCCCCCCATAGCGACCTTTCCATTTTTACTTACACAAATAATTGTAGTTCCGTGGAATTTATGCATTTCTAGGCTCGTGGATGAGTTTTATCGTAAACTTCCATAATCTTCTCAATCGAGGCATGGGTATATCGTTGAGTTGTTGACAGGCTTTTGTGGCCCAGCATCTCTTGTATAGCGCGGAGGTCTGCACCGCTTCCAAGAAGATGGGTTGCAAAAGTATGTCTCAAGACATGCGGACTGATGTTCTTTGGAATCCCTGACAAATTAGCGTACTTTTTCACTATCCTTGCTATGCTTCTTACGGATAACCTACCACCCCGTGAGTTTATAAAAAGATAATCAACCTTTGGAGTAAGTTCGTTCCTCTTTTCTAAGAAATATTTAATGGCATTTATTGCCTTAGAACCTATGGGCACAATACGCTCTACACCACCCTTGCCAAGAACCTTGACGAATGAAGATGTAAGATCGGTATCTCCGGTTTTGATCCCATTAAGTTCACTTACCCTCAATCCACTTGAATAAAGCAGCTCGAGTATCGCTCGGTCCCTGACCCCTAAGACTTCATTGTCATCTGGTTTTTCTACAAGTACAAAGACTTCATCTACAGTCAGGAATGCGGGGGTTCGTCTTTCCCCCTTTGGGATCGGGACAAGCTTAGCTGGATTACTTGCTATCTTACCCTGTCTTATCAAAAATTCTAGAAAGTTTCTGATTGAAGTCAGCTTCCTTGAGATTGAGGCTTTGGAATTCTTATTGTAAAGCCTTCCTATAAACTCTCTTATGTCAATCTCTTCTATTTTTGTTATGTCTATGTTTTTTGTGTCGGCGGGCAATCTATTTTTTTTCAAAAAATTCATGAACTGTGTCAGGTCGGTCATGTAGGCCCTAACCGTATGTTCAGAATAATTTCTTTCGGCGACTAGATAGCTCTTATACTTTTTAATATCATCGATCATTATTTTATTGACATTAATATAAACACCCCTCTTTATCATTTCAAATTTGGGAAGGGGTATTTGATGCGATTAGTAAAGAAAACCGATGATGTTGCAGGCGGGCCACTAAGTCATGTTTAATTAATACTTAACCCACTTAATTTAACTCAAATACCATTTGATTCTTGGACAGTTCATCATAAAATAAGCCAGTAGACTCTATTCTTCTTGCGCCTATGTATCTTTTCTTATAATAATTAAAGTCTAGATCGTCGATTGTCACCATTTTGGATCTAGATGAAGCGTGTATGAATTTGTTGTCTCCAATATATATGCCGACATGTGAGGGGTACCTTGCGTACGTCCTAAAAAATACAAGATCACCGGTTGCAAGTTGGCTCTTTTGTACATATCTGCCAACGTTATATATATCTCGTGCAGTTCTAGGCAGGTCGATATTTAGAATCCCAAATACCTTTTTAACATATGCCGAGCAGTCTAAACCCGTAGACGGAGAGTTGCCGCCGAATTTATACGGAACTCCAAGAAACATCAATGCAGCATTGATAATTCGATTTGTTATTAGATCGAAATTATTATCGGCGTTTCGTTTTTGTTTATAATTATCAACCTTTTCATCGAGGGATTGACTATTCAATTCATTTGGAATATTTAAATCTTGAAGTCTGGTTTTACCGGTAATTGTTCCGACTTGAATTACCGATTCTTTTTCATATTTTGAATCAGGAATTATCAATATATCTCCTGCGTTAACCGTATTATCGGTAATGTGATTTGCTTCTTTTATAGAATCGATAGGCACATCAAACCTCTTTGATAATTCTTCAATACTAACCCCGTCTTCCACTATGTACTTAATCGAGGGTTTTTCAAGTGTGATGCTCGTTATTATGCCATTGGTTCCCGTAGAAGGTATTTTGAGTATCGCCCCTGTTTTCAGCATGGTACTCGAAAGTCCATTCGAATGCATTAACTCATTAACGGTTACGCCGAAGTTACTTGCGATTTCGTTTAATGTATCTCCTTTTTTCACAATATACTGGATCGGAGGTAGGGGCTCGGAGATTCGTATGGCCGATGGTTGATGGTTGTGCAGACCGTCGGGTATTTTCACCTCATTTTGAGGCTCATTGACTTTATGATCGGTCAAATCGAGGGAGGGGATAATTAGGATTTGTCCAATTTGAATTTTATCCTTATTCAGGTTGTTTGCTGCTTTTATATCATTTATCGATACCGTAAATTTATCAGCTATCTCTAATAAAGTATCACCTCGAATAACTGTGTATTCTTTATTGTTGGAGTCGTTAACTATTGCAGGATTTAATTCACTTACCGATTCCGGAATCAAGATAATATTTCCTACACAGATTTTGTCTCTTTTTAAACCATTAACTTTTTTTAATTCGCTAACTGTGATGTTGAATCTTCTTGATAATTCATTTAGGGTATCGCCCTTTTTAACTATGTAATTATAGGCTGAGACGTTTGAGGAAAAGCATAATGTTACTGCAAGAAATAGAAATCGTTTAATAGCCATTATCCATCCTCCTTAGGTGGGGAGATTTTCAGAAATAAATGCCTACATCTCGAGTAAGTCAGTAATACACTCCAGTCCTGTCGTGTGTCTTGCGTT
The window above is part of the Thermodesulfobacteriota bacterium genome. Proteins encoded here:
- a CDS encoding aspartate aminotransferase family protein — protein: MSTYSRYPIAFKRGKGCWLWGNDGKKYLDFTSGIAVTNLGHRHPAIMRALREQAKKTLTVCNLFQIEEQADLAEVLVKNSFADKVFFCNSGTEANEAAIKLSRKWGEENGHRYKIVAARGSFHGRTMGALSATGQKKYQKGFQPLLKGFKFIPYGEIEPLQDALDDEKICAMILEPIQGENGVVIPPNGYLKRVREICTKRKVLLILDEVQVGLGRTGRLFAYEHSGIKPDIMTLAKALGGGIPCGALLARDDVAMSFTPGSHGSTLGGNPLAMHLGSAVLNTIINNGLLDNTAKMGAYFLDGLKRLEKKYIPLIRNARGRGLILGLELKSKEKTREVVSKCMEKGLLTILTVDNVIRILPPLIVNRKEIDFAIEKLEDSFNEILNA
- a CDS encoding radical SAM protein, yielding MIGRIFRGRAPNHVSDPRWVISRSDYTPSYLVTYETDKHIFQEKVERALDVLRNCEACPRNCHINRLEDRTAVCRSGRYSYVASAFPHFGEEDCLRGWRGSGTIFFSFCNLKCVFCQNFDISWEGNGQVLTPEQLAGVMIHLQESGCHNINFVTPEHVVPQVIEAIPIAIGRGLNLPIVYNTSAYDSMHSLRLMEGIVDIYMPDFKFWDGEFSFLYMSARDYPIIARAAIREMHRQVGPLRFDKDGLALRGLLVRHLVMPNRVSHTRDICRFIANEISRDTYINIMDQYRPEGRVLRKPEKYHAINRRTTSSEYEEALTIAREEGLYRIDQRWMH
- the xerA gene encoding site-specific tyrosine recombinase/integron integrase, translating into MIDDIKKYKSYLVAERNYSEHTVRAYMTDLTQFMNFLKKNRLPADTKNIDITKIEEIDIREFIGRLYNKNSKASISRKLTSIRNFLEFLIRQGKIASNPAKLVPIPKGERRTPAFLTVDEVFVLVEKPDDNEVLGVRDRAILELLYSSGLRVSELNGIKTGDTDLTSSFVKVLGKGGVERIVPIGSKAINAIKYFLEKRNELTPKVDYLFINSRGGRLSVRSIARIVKKYANLSGIPKNISPHVLRHTFATHLLGSGADLRAIQEMLGHKSLSTTQRYTHASIEKIMEVYDKTHPRA
- the hslV gene encoding ATP-dependent protease subunit HslV produces the protein MHKFHGTTIICVSKNGKVAMGGDGQVTLGQTAIKHTAKKVRKIYNNKVIVGFAGATADAMTLFDKFEAKLEEYRGNLRRAAVELAKDWRTDRVLRRLEALLAIADKESMFLISGSGDILEPDENVIAIGSGGPFAQSASIALLKHSNLGAREIVEESLKIAANLCIYTNDKIIIEELPEHDQ
- the argB gene encoding acetylglutamate kinase, with protein sequence MKHLIEKAQTLVEALPYIKDFHGKTIVIKYGGSVGDEELHNFARDIVLMRYVGMNPVVVHGGGPQIGNLLERLGKESRFVAGLRVTDSETMEVVEMVLVGKINQKIVAAIQTLGGNAIGISGKEGKIILARKIDVSKLELENNIKIPKNEDLGMVGEVEKINPNLIKVLENAGYIPVIAPIGFDEDGGTYNINADHVAGKIAGALNAVKLVILTNVPGILDNDNNLVSTLTESSARDLIRTGAISSGMIPKVMCAIESLHEGVDKVHIIDGRVERALILEIFTDAGIGTEIRL
- the hslU gene encoding ATP-dependent protease ATPase subunit HslU, with amino-acid sequence MTNKPFFTPREIVSELDKYIIGQQKAKRAVAIALRNRWRRQHVHPDLRDEIAPKNILMIGPTGVGKTEIARRLAKLAQAPFLKVEASKFTEVGYVGRDVESMIRDLTDIAIRDITEEEKHTVQSKAEDLAEERILDLLYPKSKTNEADEETQSDTREKLRKLLREGKLDDRYLDVEVTSRNFPMQVFTPSGVEEMDVNISDMLGNLFPKRTKKRKVKVPEAREILIHEEAQKLIDTDKVVKLAIERVEQAGIIFIDEIDKIAARETTGGPDVSREGVQRDLLPIIEGCTVNTKHGIVRTDHILFVGAGAFHVSKPSDLIPELQGRFPIRVELEPLTTEDFVSILTEPKNALIKQYTELLKTENIELEFKEDAIAEIAETAAYVNESTENIGARRLHTIMEKMLEEVSFNAPEMKNGKVVIDAKYIRDRISDIVKDRDLSRYIL
- a CDS encoding class I SAM-dependent methyltransferase, yielding MHSLSDAELFQNQFLKFLYEKLVINKEIRHVKKLITNPRPSLLDIGCGTGWTTSIWQKSGFSVTGLEPSENRSLFGQNIYGINIVRSCFEDYQPGEQFDVIILRHILEHISDPCTFLTRIKSFLKKDGVLVIVIPNIDSIGRYLFNENWEWVLPWHLHFYKPKTLSRLIQKVCYKILRFYQMPSPLWYPASLSRFFGRETRLARFLSQKPTLANLALFTPIILAGILLDLNDHMTLIVANHDSTK
- a CDS encoding LysM peptidoglycan-binding domain-containing protein; protein product: MAIKRFLFLAVTLCFSSNVSAYNYIVKKGDTLNELSRRFNITVSELKKVNGLKRDKICVGNIILIPESVSELNPAIVNDSNNKEYTVIRGDTLLEIADKFTVSINDIKAANNLNKDKIQIGQILIIPSLDLTDHKVNEPQNEVKIPDGLHNHQPSAIRISEPLPPIQYIVKKGDTLNEIASNFGVTVNELMHSNGLSSTMLKTGAILKIPSTGTNGIITSITLEKPSIKYIVEDGVSIEELSKRFDVPIDSIKEANHITDNTVNAGDILIIPDSKYEKESVIQVGTITGKTRLQDLNIPNELNSQSLDEKVDNYKQKRNADNNFDLITNRIINAALMFLGVPYKFGGNSPSTGLDCSAYVKKVFGILNIDLPRTARDIYNVGRYVQKSQLATGDLVFFRTYARYPSHVGIYIGDNKFIHASSRSKMVTIDDLDFNYYKKRYIGARRIESTGLFYDELSKNQMVFELN
- a CDS encoding SGNH/GDSL hydrolase family protein, whose translation is MQHIILLGDSTLDNAAYVPFNLDVINLLRNRLPDGWKATLLARDGSMINDIIYQLKQLPEDASFLVLSVGGNDALSHADILNERANSVSEVLLKLADIQDAFRNNYRMMLKNALSYKLPILICTIYYPRFPDPRVQKLSKLALSIFNDCITSEAFGSCSRLIDLRMIFNEDKDYATPIEPSEKGGEKITEAILEAVNKHDLNKNK